In the Geobacter sp. FeAm09 genome, one interval contains:
- the ybeY gene encoding rRNA maturation RNase YbeY, producing MACPDETELSVSIVGDRAIRVINREYLAKDRPTNVISFSLQEGEFAGIAPHALGDVVISADTAAREAAEGGMETFDRLCFLLLHGILHLRGYDHERSGEAEAARMEKKERELFNLLKKEGFLNP from the coding sequence TTGGCATGTCCTGACGAGACCGAGCTGTCCGTCTCCATCGTCGGCGACCGCGCCATCCGCGTCATCAACCGGGAGTACCTGGCCAAGGACCGCCCCACCAACGTCATTTCCTTCTCCCTCCAGGAGGGGGAATTCGCCGGCATCGCGCCCCACGCCCTGGGGGACGTGGTCATCTCGGCGGACACCGCGGCCCGCGAGGCGGCCGAGGGAGGGATGGAGACCTTCGACCGGCTCTGTTTCCTGCTGCTGCACGGCATCCTGCACCTGCGCGGCTACGACCACGAACGGAGCGGCGAGGCCGAAGCGGCGCGAATGGAAAAGAAGGAGAGGGAGTTATTCAATCTTCTGAAGAAGGAAGGGTTCCTGAACCCGTAA
- the prfB gene encoding peptide chain release factor 2 (programmed frameshift), whose translation MFREEVARMQDFEERIAKLRGSLDIDAKREALQEIESLIAAPGFWDAVDRSQEVLRKRTALEKLLQSWDTLVRQLDDVRVMIELGEEAQDEETLAEVREMNERLRQGVEAAEFQRMLSGTHDRNSCFISINPGAGGTESQDWAEMLLRMYLRYCEKKGWKTAITDYQAGDEAGIKSATFSVAGEYAYGHLKAEAGIHRLVRISPFDSNARRHTSFASVFAFPEIEEEDISIKIADSDLRVDTYRSSGAGGQHVNTTDSAVRITHLPTGIVVACQSERSQILNRATAMKVLRAKLYEREVEERTAKASEIAAEKKEIGWGSQIRSYVLHPYKMVKDLRTGVESGNPDAVLDGALEDFVVAYLMGVRRQTADAE comes from the exons ATGTTTCGTGAAGAAGTGGCAAGAATGCAGGACTTTGAGGAACGGATCGCCAAACTTCGGGGGTCTCTT GACATAGATGCCAAACGGGAAGCGCTCCAGGAGATCGAATCGCTGATCGCGGCACCCGGATTCTGGGATGCCGTGGACAGGTCCCAGGAGGTCCTGCGCAAGCGCACCGCCCTGGAAAAGCTCCTCCAGAGCTGGGACACCCTCGTCCGGCAACTGGACGACGTGCGGGTGATGATCGAGTTGGGCGAAGAGGCCCAGGACGAGGAGACCCTGGCCGAGGTGCGGGAGATGAACGAGCGCCTCCGACAGGGTGTGGAGGCGGCGGAATTCCAGCGCATGCTCTCCGGCACCCATGACCGCAACTCCTGCTTCATCTCCATCAACCCGGGGGCAGGGGGGACGGAATCCCAGGACTGGGCCGAAATGCTGCTGCGCATGTACCTGCGCTACTGCGAGAAGAAGGGGTGGAAAACCGCCATCACCGACTACCAGGCCGGGGACGAGGCGGGCATCAAGTCGGCCACCTTCAGCGTCGCCGGCGAGTACGCCTACGGCCATCTCAAGGCCGAGGCGGGCATCCACCGCCTGGTGCGCATCTCCCCCTTCGACAGCAACGCCCGCCGCCACACCTCCTTTGCCTCGGTATTCGCCTTTCCCGAGATCGAGGAGGAGGACATCAGCATCAAGATCGCCGATTCGGACCTGCGGGTGGACACCTACCGTTCCAGCGGCGCCGGCGGCCAGCACGTCAACACCACCGACTCGGCCGTGCGCATCACCCACCTGCCCACCGGCATCGTGGTGGCCTGCCAGAGCGAGCGGAGCCAGATCCTCAACCGGGCCACGGCCATGAAGGTGCTGCGGGCCAAGCTCTACGAGCGGGAGGTGGAGGAGCGCACCGCCAAGGCCTCGGAGATCGCCGCGGAGAAGAAGGAGATCGGCTGGGGGAGCCAGATCCGCTCCTACGTGCTCCACCCCTACAAGATGGTCAAGGACCTGCGGACCGGGGTGGAATCGGGCAACCCGGACGCGGTGCTGGACGGGGCCCTGGAGGATTTCGTGGTGGCCTACCTCATGGGGGTGCGCCGCCAGACCGCCGACGCGGAGTAG
- a CDS encoding outer membrane protein, translated as MMKRIGLMIIALGLPLVLCGPARAQHAGPYGGVFLGGNALMSAKGSDSQGDFSLKFDPGLMGSAVLGWDFEPGNTAGEGRIELEYSHRSNRLDKATFAEGSVAASGNVTADSLLLNFYGILFGDRSWSPYLGLGLGAARIEASDLRVTGQPLSGDSAFTFAYQAGLGVDYALSDHLNLDLGYRFFGAVRPNLREADGTDFRMDYYNHSVVLGLRVGF; from the coding sequence ATGATGAAACGAATCGGCCTGATGATCATCGCCCTCGGCCTGCCGCTCGTGCTGTGCGGCCCGGCCCGGGCACAGCACGCGGGCCCCTATGGGGGGGTATTCCTGGGGGGCAACGCCCTCATGTCCGCCAAGGGCTCCGACAGCCAGGGGGATTTCAGCCTCAAATTCGACCCGGGCCTCATGGGCAGCGCCGTCCTGGGGTGGGACTTCGAGCCGGGCAATACGGCGGGCGAGGGACGCATCGAGCTGGAATACAGCCACCGGAGCAACCGGCTCGACAAGGCCACGTTTGCCGAGGGGAGCGTGGCCGCGAGCGGCAACGTGACGGCGGACAGCCTGCTGCTCAACTTCTACGGCATCCTGTTCGGCGACCGGTCCTGGTCCCCCTACCTGGGGCTCGGCCTGGGGGCCGCCCGCATCGAGGCCTCGGACCTGCGGGTGACCGGCCAGCCCTTGAGCGGCGACTCGGCCTTCACCTTTGCCTACCAGGCGGGGCTGGGGGTCGATTACGCCCTGTCGGACCACCTGAACCTGGACCTGGGGTACCGCTTTTTCGGCGCGGTCCGCCCCAACCTCAGGGAGGCCGACGGGACGGATTTCCGGATGGATTATTACAACCACAGCGTGGTGCTCGGCCTGCGGGTGGGGTTTTGA
- a CDS encoding DUF503 domain-containing protein, with protein MFIFCLELHLDLPSRSLKEKRGIVKSILGRCRNRFNAACAEVGRQDAPGAAVLAFVTVGPDKLIARQVLERIEEWLYEGWPDVEITAADISLV; from the coding sequence ATGTTCATCTTCTGTCTCGAACTCCACCTGGACCTGCCCTCCCGCTCCCTCAAGGAAAAACGCGGCATCGTCAAGAGCATCCTGGGGCGCTGCCGCAACCGCTTCAACGCCGCCTGCGCCGAGGTCGGCCGCCAGGACGCGCCGGGCGCGGCGGTGCTGGCCTTCGTCACGGTCGGCCCGGACAAGCTCATTGCCCGGCAGGTGCTGGAGCGGATCGAGGAGTGGCTCTACGAGGGATGGCCCGACGTGGAGATCACGGCCGCGGACATAAGCCTGGTGTAA
- the metH gene encoding methionine synthase: MSPSIITALGERILVMDGAMGTQIQEHSLTADDFGGPAFDGCNEHLTLTRPDVISAIHRDYLAAGADIVETNTFGATDIVLAEYGLEGQVFELNRQAARLARAACDAVATAAKPRWVAGSMGPTTRTISVTGGVTFPQLVDAFRLQALGLLAGGVDLLLLETAQDTLNIKAGAEGIRLAFGEHGSRVPLMISGTIEASGTTLAGQGAEALYASLAHLEDHLGMISIGLNCATGPEFMTDHLRALAGLAACHVSVYPNAGLPDEHGRYAETPASLAHKLARFVDEGWLNIVGGCCGTTPAHIAAIARMVAGKAPRRPGTGRSRVVAGIEPLFVEEDVRPVLVGERTNVIGSRRFKNLIVAEQFEEGSEIARAQVRGGAQVIDVCVANPDRDEAADLERLLRFLPRKVRVPVMIDSTDARVMELALQRLQGKSILNSINLEEGEERFARVAPLLQRYGGAVVVGCIDEDPQHGMAVTSKRKLEIARRSHDLLVERYGLRPEDLIFDPLVFPVGTGDENYIGSAGETIEGVRLITEAFPRCSTILGISNVSFGLPQAGREVLNSVFLHHCVKAGLTYAIVNTEKLERYAAIPPEELALAEDLLFWRGSDPVAAFAAHFRERVAAPRIPAAALSLDERLPRYIVEGSKDGLAADLDEALARGDKPLDIINGPLMAGMAEVGRLFNDNQLIVAEVLQSAESMKSAVSHLEPHLEKADSAAKGKLLLATVKGDVHDIGKNLVEIILGNNGFQVVNLGIKVPPEELIAAARRENPDFIGLSGLLVKSAQQMAVTAADLKAAGVEAPLLVGGAALSRRFADNRIAAEYGGPVLYAKDAMQGLDIANRLSDPAQRPVLFQELAQRQEESRREAAARPVAAPAAPATARSATAADCPLPAVPDFQEHILREIPLDHVLPYINRQMLYSKHLGLTGALEKLLAARDEKALKLHGEVQEAIDLVREQGLIRPHALYRFYPAAGEGNDLILYDPDGSGTEVMRFTFPRQPGEEHLCLADYVRPVASGERDSVALFVTTAGDGVRRQAEAWKGEGLYLKSHLLQALALEMAECTAEFVHRRIRDAWGIPDDPALSVAAIMDGGYRGIRVSPGYASCPEMADQEKIFALLRPEQIGMQLTEGHMMDPEASVSALVFHHPQARYFTIGR, translated from the coding sequence ATGTCCCCTTCGATCATTACCGCCCTTGGCGAACGCATCCTGGTCATGGACGGCGCCATGGGCACCCAGATCCAGGAACACAGCCTCACGGCCGACGATTTCGGCGGCCCCGCCTTTGATGGATGCAACGAGCATCTGACCCTGACCCGCCCCGACGTGATCAGCGCCATCCACCGGGATTACCTGGCGGCCGGGGCCGACATCGTGGAGACCAATACCTTCGGCGCCACCGACATCGTCCTGGCCGAGTACGGCCTGGAGGGGCAGGTCTTCGAGCTCAACCGCCAGGCCGCCCGGCTCGCCCGGGCCGCCTGCGACGCCGTGGCCACGGCCGCGAAGCCGCGCTGGGTGGCCGGCTCCATGGGGCCCACCACCCGCACCATCTCCGTCACCGGCGGGGTGACCTTCCCGCAGTTGGTGGATGCCTTCCGGCTCCAGGCCCTGGGGCTTCTGGCCGGCGGCGTCGATCTCCTGCTCCTGGAGACCGCCCAGGACACCCTCAATATCAAGGCCGGCGCCGAGGGGATCCGCCTGGCGTTCGGGGAACACGGCAGCCGGGTGCCGCTCATGATCTCCGGCACCATCGAGGCCAGCGGGACCACCCTGGCCGGCCAGGGGGCCGAGGCGCTCTACGCCAGCCTGGCCCACCTGGAGGACCACCTGGGCATGATCAGCATCGGGCTGAACTGCGCCACCGGCCCGGAGTTCATGACCGACCACCTGCGGGCCCTGGCGGGGCTGGCCGCCTGCCACGTGTCGGTCTACCCCAATGCCGGGCTGCCGGACGAGCACGGCCGGTACGCCGAAACCCCCGCGTCCCTGGCCCACAAGCTGGCCCGGTTCGTGGACGAGGGGTGGCTCAACATCGTCGGCGGCTGCTGCGGCACCACCCCGGCCCACATCGCGGCCATCGCCCGGATGGTGGCGGGCAAGGCGCCCCGTCGCCCCGGCACGGGACGCAGCCGGGTCGTGGCCGGGATCGAGCCGTTGTTCGTGGAGGAGGACGTGCGGCCGGTGCTGGTGGGGGAGCGGACCAACGTCATCGGTTCGCGCCGTTTCAAGAACCTGATCGTCGCCGAACAGTTCGAGGAGGGGAGCGAGATCGCCCGGGCCCAGGTGCGGGGCGGCGCCCAGGTGATCGACGTCTGCGTGGCCAACCCGGACCGGGACGAGGCGGCCGACCTGGAGCGCCTGCTCCGCTTCCTCCCCCGCAAGGTGCGGGTGCCGGTCATGATCGACAGCACCGACGCCCGGGTGATGGAACTGGCCCTGCAACGCCTCCAGGGGAAATCCATCCTCAACTCCATCAATCTGGAGGAGGGGGAGGAACGCTTCGCCCGGGTGGCGCCCCTGCTGCAGCGCTACGGCGGCGCCGTGGTGGTGGGGTGCATCGACGAGGACCCGCAGCACGGCATGGCGGTCACGAGCAAACGCAAGCTGGAGATCGCCCGGCGCTCCCACGACCTCCTGGTGGAACGCTACGGCCTGCGCCCCGAGGACCTGATCTTCGACCCCCTGGTCTTCCCGGTGGGGACCGGCGACGAGAACTACATCGGTTCGGCCGGCGAGACCATCGAGGGGGTGCGCCTGATCACCGAGGCCTTTCCCCGGTGCAGCACCATCCTGGGCATCTCCAACGTCTCCTTCGGCCTCCCCCAGGCGGGGCGCGAGGTGCTGAACTCGGTCTTCCTGCACCACTGCGTCAAGGCCGGCCTGACCTACGCCATCGTCAACACCGAGAAGCTGGAACGCTACGCCGCCATCCCCCCCGAGGAGCTGGCACTGGCGGAAGACCTGCTCTTCTGGCGCGGCAGCGACCCGGTGGCCGCCTTTGCCGCCCATTTCCGCGAGCGGGTTGCCGCGCCCCGCATACCGGCCGCGGCCCTCTCCCTGGACGAGCGTCTCCCCCGCTACATCGTGGAGGGGAGCAAGGACGGCCTGGCGGCGGACCTGGATGAGGCCCTGGCCCGGGGCGACAAACCGCTGGACATCATCAACGGGCCGCTCATGGCCGGCATGGCCGAGGTGGGGCGGCTGTTCAACGACAACCAGCTGATCGTGGCCGAGGTGCTCCAGTCGGCGGAATCCATGAAGAGCGCGGTGTCGCACCTGGAACCGCACCTGGAGAAGGCGGACAGCGCCGCCAAGGGGAAATTGCTCCTGGCCACGGTCAAGGGGGACGTGCACGACATCGGCAAGAACCTGGTGGAGATCATCCTGGGCAACAACGGCTTCCAGGTGGTCAACCTGGGGATCAAGGTGCCGCCCGAGGAGCTGATCGCCGCGGCGCGGCGGGAAAACCCCGATTTCATCGGCCTCTCCGGGCTTCTGGTCAAGAGCGCCCAGCAGATGGCCGTCACCGCCGCCGACCTGAAGGCTGCCGGGGTCGAGGCGCCCCTTCTGGTGGGTGGGGCGGCCCTGTCCCGCCGCTTTGCCGACAACCGCATCGCCGCGGAGTACGGCGGCCCGGTGCTCTACGCCAAGGACGCCATGCAGGGGCTGGACATCGCCAACCGGCTGAGCGACCCGGCCCAGCGCCCCGTGCTGTTCCAGGAGCTGGCGCAGCGCCAGGAGGAGTCGCGCCGCGAGGCCGCCGCCCGGCCCGTCGCCGCACCGGCGGCCCCTGCCACCGCCCGCTCGGCCACGGCCGCGGATTGCCCGCTCCCGGCCGTCCCGGATTTCCAGGAACACATCCTGCGGGAGATCCCCCTGGACCACGTGCTCCCCTACATCAACCGCCAGATGCTCTACAGCAAGCACCTGGGGCTGACCGGCGCGCTGGAGAAACTCCTGGCCGCCCGGGACGAGAAGGCGCTCAAGCTGCACGGCGAGGTGCAGGAGGCCATCGACCTGGTGCGGGAACAGGGGCTGATCCGCCCCCACGCCCTCTACCGCTTCTACCCGGCCGCCGGGGAGGGGAACGACCTGATCCTCTACGACCCGGACGGCTCCGGGACCGAGGTCATGCGCTTCACCTTCCCCCGCCAGCCGGGGGAGGAGCACCTCTGTCTGGCCGACTACGTGCGCCCCGTGGCCAGCGGCGAGCGGGACAGCGTGGCCCTGTTCGTCACCACCGCCGGCGACGGGGTCCGCCGCCAGGCCGAGGCCTGGAAGGGGGAGGGGCTCTACCTCAAGTCCCACCTGCTCCAGGCCCTGGCGCTGGAGATGGCCGAATGCACGGCCGAGTTCGTCCACCGGCGCATCCGGGACGCCTGGGGGATCCCCGACGACCCGGCCCTGTCCGTGGCCGCCATCATGGACGGCGGGTACCGCGGCATCCGGGTGTCCCCCGGCTACGCCTCCTGTCCCGAGATGGCCGATCAGGAGAAGATCTTCGCCCTGCTCCGCCCCGAACAGATCGGCATGCAGTTGACCGAGGGGCACATGATGGACCCGGAGGCGAGCGTCTCGGCCCTGGTGTTCCACCATCCCCAGGCGCGGTATTTTACTATTGGACGGTGA
- a CDS encoding diacylglycerol kinase: MQSSEEGRVPEPVKPDRFIDSVNCAIEGIIHAARAEKHMRNHFIAAGVVLLAALFLRVTPLEFALLALSILFVLFAELINTAVEAVVDLVSPGYNHLAKIAKDTAAGAVLVAACGAAIMGYLILAKYILPPYGEVLAMFGAPSDIGTMVSILIVIIVVIMLKGLIGKGTPLHGGAPSGHAAVAFSIATAASLNSRDPLISLLSIALALMVSHSRLFMRIHTTGEVVAGSCLGAGLTLIVLFLFKLLG, translated from the coding sequence ATTCAATCTTCTGAAGAAGGAAGGGTTCCTGAACCCGTAAAGCCCGACCGGTTCATCGATTCGGTCAACTGCGCCATCGAAGGGATCATCCACGCGGCTCGCGCAGAAAAACACATGCGCAACCATTTCATCGCCGCCGGCGTGGTGCTCCTTGCGGCCCTCTTCCTGCGGGTGACCCCCCTGGAATTCGCCCTGCTGGCGCTCTCGATCCTGTTCGTGCTCTTCGCCGAACTGATCAACACGGCGGTGGAGGCGGTGGTGGACCTGGTGTCCCCCGGCTACAACCACCTGGCCAAGATAGCCAAGGACACGGCGGCCGGCGCGGTCCTGGTGGCCGCCTGCGGGGCCGCCATCATGGGCTACCTGATCCTGGCCAAGTACATCCTGCCGCCATACGGGGAGGTTCTCGCCATGTTCGGCGCACCCTCGGACATCGGGACCATGGTCTCGATCCTGATCGTCATCATCGTCGTAATCATGCTCAAGGGGCTGATCGGCAAGGGGACCCCCCTGCACGGCGGCGCCCCCAGCGGCCATGCCGCCGTGGCCTTCTCCATCGCCACGGCGGCCTCGCTCAACTCCCGGGACCCGCTGATCTCGCTCTTGTCCATCGCCCTGGCGCTCATGGTCAGCCACTCCCGGCTGTTCATGCGCATCCACACCACGGGCGAGGTGGTGGCGGGCTCGTGCCTCGGGGCGGGGCTCACCCTGATTGTGTTATTTTTATTCAAACTGCTCGGATAA
- a CDS encoding HD family phosphohydrolase, whose protein sequence is MIVRRFSNPLTARRNRFILLVTTALLLTLILLPGQRFHSAEFKPGDIATSDIRAPQDYLVEDHALTEQRRKEAGNSAPVVYNVSDRVPSYIIGKLEQVVGAVRKERAAKSQKSTDAWRALLVPLLDTELNEAEVHAFTHIAADKVFLADAGRMVNDLYRRRIVLDGKAFQTDTRRGVELINDNGQLVEDSDVALEFTEIREARRLVLSWQFSGQNDRTDGSAIAHVLARILLPNLFYNREASEARAKTAMETVRPVLFKVQKGEMIVRIGERISPEQAHKLQTIFQENRGGSRLSSAVGIFALIVVLFYFPYRFALKNIRKFNPTNKDILIISLLIIGSFLLFKIAILITHGLGPVFPDIDTASFFYLFPFAAGPMIVRIFINSEVALVYCAILAPLLGIMFDSNMTVVIYTLLGSIVGAHGVRQCSDRSTIYTAGLKVSVVNLAMALAFQTSSATLFGMQTLYVVFFALVSGVLSAGLVSGFIPLIETLFHYTTDIKLLELANLNSPLLRDLMVRAPGTYHHSVVVGNLVESAAESINANPLLARVAAYYHDIGKISKPLYFVENLGGEENRHDKLTPSMSALILISHIKEGSELARERHLGQPITDIIRQHHGTGLIKFFYDRAKTQAEANGQTVEEKDFRYPGPKPQTREAGIVMLADCVEAASRTLVNPTPDRIQGMVQKIINNIFMDGQLEECELTLKNLHEIAKSFNRILNGIFHHRIDYPEPAYKRSSGQKKAEHKTGEHGKPGNGDHASADTAEQPPETAPDHGAPPKKGGGEDLKRLGMS, encoded by the coding sequence GTGATCGTGAGAAGGTTCTCCAACCCCCTGACGGCCCGTCGGAACAGGTTTATCCTCCTCGTGACGACCGCCCTCCTCCTGACCCTCATCCTGCTCCCGGGGCAGCGGTTCCACTCGGCCGAATTCAAGCCGGGGGACATCGCCACCTCCGACATCCGCGCCCCCCAGGACTACCTGGTGGAGGACCACGCCCTGACCGAGCAGCGCCGCAAGGAGGCGGGCAACAGCGCGCCGGTGGTCTACAACGTGAGCGACCGCGTCCCCTCCTACATCATCGGCAAGCTCGAGCAGGTGGTCGGCGCGGTCCGCAAGGAACGGGCGGCCAAAAGCCAGAAGAGCACCGACGCGTGGCGCGCCCTCCTGGTGCCGCTTCTGGATACGGAGCTGAACGAGGCGGAGGTCCACGCCTTCACCCACATCGCCGCGGACAAGGTGTTTCTGGCCGACGCCGGCCGCATGGTGAACGACCTGTACCGCCGCCGGATCGTCCTGGACGGCAAGGCCTTTCAGACCGACACCAGAAGGGGTGTGGAACTGATCAACGACAACGGCCAGCTCGTGGAGGACAGCGACGTGGCCCTGGAGTTCACCGAGATCCGTGAAGCCCGCAGGCTGGTGCTCTCCTGGCAGTTTTCCGGCCAGAACGACCGCACCGACGGGAGCGCCATCGCCCACGTGCTCGCCCGCATCCTCCTGCCCAACCTGTTCTACAACCGCGAGGCGTCGGAGGCCCGGGCCAAGACGGCCATGGAGACGGTCAGGCCGGTGCTCTTCAAGGTCCAGAAGGGCGAGATGATCGTCCGGATCGGGGAGCGGATCAGTCCCGAACAGGCCCACAAACTGCAAACCATCTTCCAGGAGAACCGGGGCGGCAGCCGCCTCTCTTCGGCCGTCGGCATCTTCGCCCTGATCGTGGTGCTGTTCTATTTCCCCTACCGTTTCGCCCTGAAGAACATCCGCAAGTTCAATCCGACCAACAAGGACATCCTGATCATATCGCTGTTGATCATCGGCAGCTTCCTGCTCTTCAAGATCGCCATCCTCATCACCCACGGCCTCGGCCCGGTCTTCCCGGACATCGACACCGCCTCCTTCTTCTACCTGTTCCCCTTTGCCGCCGGCCCCATGATCGTGCGCATCTTCATCAACTCCGAGGTGGCCCTGGTCTATTGCGCCATCCTGGCCCCGCTTTTGGGGATCATGTTCGACAGCAACATGACGGTGGTGATCTACACCCTCCTGGGAAGCATCGTGGGGGCCCACGGGGTGCGCCAGTGTTCCGACCGGAGCACCATCTACACCGCCGGCCTCAAGGTGTCGGTGGTCAACCTGGCCATGGCCCTCGCCTTTCAGACCTCCAGCGCCACCCTGTTCGGCATGCAGACGCTCTACGTGGTCTTTTTCGCCCTGGTGAGCGGCGTGTTGAGCGCCGGGCTCGTGTCCGGCTTCATCCCGCTCATCGAGACGCTGTTCCACTACACCACCGACATCAAGCTCCTGGAACTGGCCAACCTCAACTCCCCGCTCCTGCGGGACCTGATGGTGCGCGCGCCCGGCACCTATCACCACAGCGTGGTGGTGGGCAACCTGGTGGAGTCGGCCGCCGAGTCCATCAACGCCAATCCGCTCCTGGCGCGGGTGGCCGCCTATTACCACGACATCGGCAAGATCTCCAAGCCGCTCTATTTCGTCGAAAACCTGGGGGGGGAGGAGAACCGCCACGACAAACTGACCCCCAGCATGAGCGCCCTGATCCTGATCTCCCACATCAAGGAGGGGTCGGAGCTGGCCCGGGAGCGGCACCTGGGGCAGCCGATCACCGACATCATCCGTCAGCACCACGGCACCGGGCTGATCAAGTTCTTCTACGACCGGGCCAAGACCCAGGCCGAGGCCAACGGCCAGACGGTGGAGGAGAAGGACTTCCGCTATCCCGGCCCCAAACCCCAGACCCGGGAGGCCGGCATCGTCATGCTGGCCGACTGCGTCGAGGCGGCGTCCCGCACCCTGGTCAACCCCACCCCGGACCGCATCCAGGGGATGGTGCAGAAGATCATCAACAACATCTTCATGGACGGCCAGTTGGAGGAGTGCGAACTGACCCTCAAGAACCTCCATGAGATCGCCAAGAGCTTCAACCGCATCTTAAACGGCATCTTCCACCACCGGATCGACTACCCCGAGCCGGCCTACAAGCGGAGCAGCGGCCAGAAGAAGGCCGAGCATAAAACCGGCGAGCACGGCAAGCCGGGAAACGGAGACCACGCGAGTGCAGATACAGCTGAACAACCGCCAGAGACGGCACCGGATCATGGCGCCCCGCCTAAGAAAGGCGGCGGAGAGGATCTTAAGCGCCTTGGCATGTCCTGA
- a CDS encoding methyl-accepting chemotaxis protein — MSVWTDMKVKAKIMTLVLASCAALVLVGGFGVVNMSRMNGDEAELKDGMQQTALLQDLKNGFLAMRLDVVYMLALKDAAQIGEKGKDFTLQIENVRKKLTEVEKTDLDAKEKEEIGAFRQGFEAYAVEGTKLADMAKAAHASGDAAAIEAALTFATGKVAPLYAKPAQVVADMVTDNIKGGEDTYRHSSDNFRRIRLVLLAVVALVAAVSLLGGNLIANSVSRPLQAVLDTLREVAGGNLAIRSAIVSKDEMGMLAREVNGTAEKLHGIISMVAGNSAQVASAASELHATAAEMATGAEQMAAQAGTVATASEEMSATSGDIAQNCHHAASGAHQSSQAAESGAGVVENTVQVMGRIASRVMSTAKTVESLGARSDQIGEIVGTIEDIADQTNLLALNAAIEAARAGEQGRGFAVVADEVRALAERTTKATREIGEMIKAIQGETRGAVGAMEEGVREVESGTSEAAKSGAALQSILEQINAVNMQVSQIATAAEEQTATTSEISSNIQQINEVVQHTARGASESVIAANQLSTLAEELQRLVGQFKL, encoded by the coding sequence ATGAGCGTGTGGACGGATATGAAGGTGAAAGCGAAGATCATGACGCTGGTGCTGGCGAGTTGTGCCGCGCTGGTGCTGGTGGGTGGCTTCGGCGTGGTGAACATGTCGCGCATGAACGGCGACGAGGCGGAGCTCAAGGACGGCATGCAGCAGACCGCGCTCTTGCAGGACTTGAAGAACGGCTTCCTGGCCATGCGCCTGGACGTGGTCTACATGCTGGCGCTCAAGGATGCGGCCCAGATCGGCGAAAAGGGCAAGGACTTTACCCTCCAGATCGAGAACGTCCGCAAAAAGCTGACCGAGGTGGAAAAGACCGATCTGGATGCCAAGGAGAAGGAAGAAATCGGGGCCTTCCGCCAGGGGTTCGAGGCCTATGCGGTCGAGGGCACCAAGCTGGCCGACATGGCCAAGGCCGCCCACGCCTCGGGCGACGCGGCAGCCATAGAGGCGGCCCTGACCTTCGCCACCGGCAAGGTGGCCCCCCTGTACGCCAAGCCGGCCCAGGTCGTCGCCGATATGGTGACGGACAACATCAAGGGCGGCGAAGACACCTACCGGCACAGCAGCGATAATTTCCGGCGCATCCGGCTGGTGCTGCTGGCGGTGGTGGCCCTGGTGGCGGCGGTCTCCCTCTTGGGGGGCAACCTGATCGCCAACTCCGTATCCCGCCCGCTCCAGGCGGTGCTGGATACCCTCCGCGAGGTGGCGGGCGGCAACCTGGCCATCCGGTCCGCCATCGTCAGCAAGGACGAGATGGGGATGCTGGCCCGCGAGGTGAACGGCACCGCCGAGAAACTGCACGGGATCATCTCCATGGTGGCGGGTAACAGCGCCCAGGTCGCTTCGGCGGCGTCCGAGCTGCACGCCACCGCCGCCGAGATGGCCACCGGGGCCGAGCAGATGGCGGCCCAGGCCGGTACCGTGGCCACGGCCAGCGAGGAGATGTCGGCCACCAGCGGCGACATCGCCCAGAATTGCCACCACGCGGCATCGGGGGCGCACCAGTCCAGCCAGGCCGCCGAGAGCGGCGCGGGCGTGGTGGAGAACACCGTCCAGGTCATGGGGCGCATCGCCAGCCGGGTGATGAGCACGGCCAAGACCGTGGAGAGCCTGGGGGCGCGCAGCGACCAGATCGGCGAGATCGTGGGGACCATCGAGGACATCGCGGACCAGACCAACCTGTTGGCGCTCAACGCGGCCATCGAGGCGGCCCGTGCCGGCGAGCAGGGGCGCGGCTTCGCCGTGGTGGCCGACGAGGTGCGGGCGCTGGCGGAGCGGACCACCAAGGCGACCCGCGAGATCGGCGAGATGATCAAGGCGATCCAGGGCGAGACCCGGGGCGCGGTAGGGGCCATGGAAGAGGGGGTCAGGGAGGTGGAGAGCGGCACCAGCGAAGCGGCCAAATCGGGGGCGGCGCTCCAGTCGATCCTGGAGCAGATCAACGCGGTGAACATGCAGGTGAGCCAGATCGCCACGGCCGCCGAGGAGCAGACCGCCACGACCAGCGAGATCAGCAGTAACATCCAGCAGATCAACGAGGTGGTGCAGCATACGGCGCGCGGCGCCAGCGAGTCGGTCATCGCCGCCAACCAGCTTTCCACCCTGGCCGAGGAGTTGCAGCGCCTGGTGGGGCAGTTCAAACTGTAA